The following are from one region of the Mus musculus strain NOD/ShiLtJ chromosome 17 genomic scaffold, GRCm38.p6 alternate locus group NOD/ShiLtJ MMCHR17_CHO_IDD1 genome:
- the Angptl4 gene encoding angiopoietin-related protein 4 precursor, whose amino-acid sequence MRCAPTAGAALVLCAATAGLLSAQGRPAQPEPPRFASWDEMNLLAHGLLQLGHGLREHVERTRGQLGALERRMAACGNACQGPKGKDAPFKDSEDRVPEGQTPETLQSLQTQLKAQNSKIQQLFQKVAQQQRYLSKQNLRIQNLQSQIDLLAPTHLDNGVDKTSRGKRLPKMTQLIGLTPNATHLHRPPRDCQELFQEGERHSGLFQIQPLGSPPFLVNCEMTSDGGWTVIQRRLNGSVDFNQSWEAYKDGFGDPQGEFWLGLEKMHSITGNRGSQLAVQLQDWDGNAKLLQFPIHLGGEDTAYSLQLTEPTANELGATNVSPNGLSLPFSTWDQDHDLRGDLNCAKSLSGGWWFGTCSHSNLNGQYFHSIPRQRQERKKGIFWKTWKGRYYPLQATTLLIQPMEATAAS is encoded by the exons ATGCGCTGCGCTCCGACAGCAGGCGCTGCCCTGGTGCTATGCGCGGCTACTGCGGGGCTTTTGAGCGCGCAAGGGCGCCCTGCACAGCCAGAGCCACCGCGCTTTGCATCCTGGGACGAGATGAACTTGCTGGCTCACGGGCTGCtacagctcggccatgggctgcgcGAACACGTGGAGCGCACCCGTGGGCAGCTGGGCGCGCTGGAGCGCCGCATGGCTGCCTGTGGTAACGCTTGTCAGGGGCCCAAGGGAAAAGATGCACCCTTCAAAGACTCCGAGGATAGAGTCCCTGAAGGCCAGACTCCTGAGACTCTGCAGAGTTTGCAG ACTCAGCTCAAGGCTCAAAACAGCAAGATCCAGCAATTGTTCCAGAAGGTGGCCCAGCAGCAGAGATACCTATCAAAGCAGAATctgagaatacagaatcttcagAGCCAG ATAGACCTCTTGGCCCCCACGCACCTAGACAATGGAGTAGACAAGACTTCGAGGGGAAAGAGGCTTCCCAAGATGACCCAGCTCATTGGCTTGACTCCCAACGCCACCCACTTACACA GGCCGCCCCGGGACTGCCAGGAACTCTTCCAAGAAGGGGAGAGGCACAGTGGACTTTTCCAGATCCAGCCTCTGGGGTCTCCACCATTTTTGGTCAACTGTGAGATGACTTCAG ATGGAGGCTGGACAGTGATTCAGAGACGCCTGAACGGCTCTGTGGACTTCAACCAGTCCTGGGAAGCCTACAAGGATGGCTTCGGAGATCCCCAAG GCGAGTTCTGGCTGGGCCTGGAAAAGATGCACAGCATCACAGGGAACCGAGGAAGCCAATTGGCTGTGCAGCTCCAGGACTGGGATGGCAATGCCAAATTGCTCCAATTTCCCATCCATTTGGGGGGTGAGGACACAGCCTACAGCCTGCAGCTCACTGAGCCCACGGCCAATGAGCTGGGTGCCACCAATGTTTCCCCCAATGGCCTTTCCCTGCCCTTCTCTACTTGGGACCAAGACCATGACCTCCGTGGGGACCTTAACTGTGCCAAGAGCCTCTCTG GTGGCTGGTGGTTTGGTACCTGTAGCCATTCCAATCTCAATGGACAATACTTCCACTCTATCCCACGGCAACGGCAGGAGCGTAAAAAGGGTATCTTCTGGAAAACATGGAAGGGCCGCTACTATCCTCTGCAGGCTACCACCCTGCTGATCCAGCCCATGGAGGCTACAGCAGCCTCTTAG